A region from the Macaca mulatta isolate MMU2019108-1 chromosome 13, T2T-MMU8v2.0, whole genome shotgun sequence genome encodes:
- the DCTN1 gene encoding dynactin subunit 1 isoform X21, which produces MSAEASARPLRVGSRVEVIGKGHRGTVAYVGATLFATGKWVGVILDEAKGKNDGTVQGRKYFTCDEGHGIFVRQSQIQVFEDGADTTSPETPDSSASKVLKREGTDTTAKTSKLRGLKPKKTTTRRPKPTRPASTGVAGASSSLGPSGSASAGELSSSEPSTPAQTPLAAPIIPTPALTSPGAVPPLPSPSKEEEGLRAQVRDLEEKLETLRLKRAEDKAKLKELEKHKIQLEQVQEWKSKMQEQQADLQRRLKEARKEAKEALEAKERYMEEMADTADAIEMATLDKEMAEERAESLQQEVEALKERVDELTTDLEILKAEIEEKGSDGAASSYQLKQLEEQNARLKDALVRMRDLSSSEKQEHVKLQKLMEKKNQELEVVRQQRERLQEELSQAESTIDELKEQVDAALGAEEMVEMLTDRNLNLEEKVRELRETVGDLEAMNEMNDELQENARETELELREQLDMAGARVREAQKRVEAAQETVADYQQTIKKYRQLTAHLQDVNRELTNQQEASVERQQQPPPETFDFKIKFAETKAHAKAIEMELRQMEVAQANRHMSLLTAFMPDSFLRPGGDHDCVLVLLLMPRLICKAELIRKQAQEKFELSENCSERPGLRGAAGEQLSFAAGLVYSLSLLQATLHRYEHALSQCSVDVYKKVGSLYPEMSAHERSLDFLIELLHKDQLDETVNVEPLTKAIKYYQHLYSIHLAEQPEDCTMQLADHIKFTQSALDCMSVEVGRLRAFLQGGQEATDIALLLRDLETSCSDIRQFCKKIRRRMPGTDAPGIPAALAFGPQVSDTLLDCRKHLTWVVAVLQEVAAAAAQLIAPLAENEGLPVAALEELAFKASEQIYGTPSSSPYECLRQSCNILISTMNKLATAMQEGEYDAERPPSKPPPVELRAAALRAEITDAEGLGLKLEDRETVIKELKKSLKIKGEELSEANVRLSLLEKKLDSAAKDADERIEKVQTRLEETQALLRKKEKDFEETMDALQADIDQLEAEKTELKQRLNSQSKRTIEGLRSPPPSGIATLVSGIAGGAVPGQAPGSVPGPGLVKDSPLLLQQISAMRLHISQLQHENNILKGAQMKASLASLPPLHVAKLSHEGPGSELPAGALYRKTSQLLETLNQLSTHTHVVDITRTSPATKSPSAQLMEQVAQLKSLSDTIEKLKDEVLKETVSQRPGATVPTDFATFPSSAFLRAKEEQQDDTVYMGKVTFSCAAGLGQRHRLVLTQEQLHQLHSRLIS; this is translated from the exons ATCCAGGTATTTGAAGATGGAGCAGATACTACTTCCCCAGAGACACCcgattcttctgcttcaaaaGTCCTCAAAAGAG AGGGAACTGATACAACTGCAAAGACTAGCAAACTG CGGGGACTGAAGCCTAAGAAG ACCACAACTCGGCGGCCCAAG CCCACCCGCCCAGCCAGTACTGGGGTGGCTGGGGCCAGTAGCTCCCTGGGCCCCTCTGGCTCAGCGTCAGCAGGTGAGCTGAGCAGCAGTGAGCCCAGCACCCCGGCTCAGACTCCGCTGGCAGCACCCATCATCCCCACGCCGGCCCTCACCTCTCCTGGAGCAGTCCCCCCACTTCCTTCCCCCTCCAAG gaggaggagggactaAGGGCTCAGGTGCGGGACCTGGAGGAAAAACTAGAGACCCTGAGACTGAAACGGGCAGAAGACAAAGCAAAGCTAAAAGAGCTGGAGAAACACAAAATCCAACTGGAGCAGGTGCAGGAATGGAAGAGCAAAATGCAGGAGCAGCAGGCCGACCTGCAGCGGCGCCTCAAGGAGGCGAGAAAG GAAGCCAAGGAGGCGCTGGAGGCAAAGGAACGTTATATGGAGGAGATGGCTGATACTGCTGATGCCATTGAGATGGCCACTTTGGACAAGGAGATGGCTGAAGAGCGGGCTGAGTCCCTGCAGCAGGAGGTGGAGGCACTGAAAGAGCGAGTGGACGAGCTCACCACTGACTTAGAGATCCTCAAGGCTGAGATTGAAGAGAAGG GCTCAGATGGCGCTGCATCCAGTTATCAGCTCAAGCAGCTTGAGGAGCAGAACGCCCGCCTGAAGGATGCCCTGGTGAG GATGCGGGATCTTTCTTCCTCAGAGAAGCAGGAGCATGTGAAGCTCCAGAAGCTCATGGAAAAGAAGAACCAAGAACTGGAAGTTGTGAGGCAGCAGCGGGAGCGTCTGCAGGAGGAGCTAAGCCAGGCAGAGAGCACCATTGATGAGCTCAAGGAGCAG GTGGATGCTGCTCTGGGTGCTGAGGAGATGGTGGAGATGCTGACAGATCGGAACCTGAATCTGGAAGAGAAAGTGCGCGAGTTGAGGGAGACTGTGGGAGACTTG GAAGCGATGAATGAGATGAACGACGAGCTGCAGGAGAATGCACGTGAGACAGAACTGGAGCTGCGGGAGCAGCTGGACATGGCGGGCGCGCGGGTTCGTGAGGCCCAGAAGCGTGTGGAGGCAGCCCAGGAGACGGTTGCAGACTACCAGCAGACCATTAAGAAGTACCGCCAGCTGACCGCCCATCTTCAG GATGTGAATCGGGAACTGACAAACCAGCAGGAAGCATCTGTGGAGAGGCAACAGCAGCCACCTCCAGAGACCTTTGACTTCAAAATCAAGTTTGCTGAGACTAAGGCCCATGCCAAG GCAATTGAGATGGAATTGAGGCAGATGGAGGTGGCCCAGGCCAACCGACACATGTCCCTGCTGACAGCCTTCATGCCTGACAGCTTCCTTCGGCCAGGTGGGGACCATGACTGCGTTCTGGTGCTGCTACTCATGCCTCGTCTCATTTGCAAG GCAGAGCTGATCCGGAAGCAGGCCCAGGAGAAGTTTGAACTAAGTGAGAACTGTTCAGAGCGGCCTGGGCTGCGAGGAGCTGCTGGGGAACAACTCAGCTTTGCTGCTGGACTGGTGTACTCGCTGAGCCTACTGCAGGCCACGCTACACCGCTATGAGCA TGCCCTCTCTCAGTGCAGTGTGGATGTGTATAAGAAAGTGGGCAGCCTCTACCCTGAGATGAGTGCCCATGAGCGTTCATTGGATTTCCTCATTGAACTGCTGCACAAGGATCAGCTGGATGAGACTGTCAATGTGGAGCCTCTCACCAAGGCCATCAAGTACTATCAG CATCTATACAGCATCCACCTTGCCGAACAGCCTGAGGACTGTACTATGCAGCTGGCTGACCACATTAAG TTCACGCAAAGTGCTCTGGACTGCATGAGTGTGGAGGTAGGACGGCTGCGTGCCTTCTTGCAG GGTGGGCAGGAGGCTACAGATATTGCCCTTCTGCTCCGGGATCTGGAAACTTCGTGCAGTGACATCCGCCAGTTCTGCAAGAAGATCCGAAGGCGAATGCCAGGGACAGATGCTCCTGGGATCCCAGCTGCACTGGCCTTTGGACCACAG GTATCTGACACGCTCCTAGACTGCAGGAAACACTTGACGTGGGTCGTGGCTGTGCTGCAGGAGGTGGCAGCTGCTGCTGCCCAGCTCATTGCCCCACTGGCGGAGAATGAGGGGCTACCTGTGGCTGCCCTGGAGGAACTGGCTTTCAAAGCAAGCGAGCAG ATCTATGGGACCCCTTCCAGCAGCCCCTATGAGTGTCTGCGCCAGTCATGCAACATCCTCATCAGTACCATGAACAAGCTGGCCACAGCCATGCAGGAGGGGGAGTATGATGCAGAGCGGCCCCCCAGCAAG CCTCCACCAGTTGAGTTGCGGGCTGCCGCCCTTCGTGCAGAGATCACAGATGCTGAAGGACTGGGTTTGAAGCTCGAAGATCGAGAGACAGTTATTAAGGAGTTGAAGAAGTCACTCAAGATTAAG GGAGAGGAGCTAAGTGAGGCCAACGTGCGGCTGAGCCTCCTGGAGAAGAAGTTGGACAGTGCTGCCAAGGATGCAGATGAGCGTATCGAGAAAGTCCAGACTCGGCTGGAGGAGACCCAGGCACTGCTGCGGAAGAAGGAGAA AGATTTTGAGGAGACAATGGATGCACTCCAGGCTGACATTGACCAGCTGGAGGCAGAGAAGACAGAACTAAAGCAACGGCTGAACAGCCAGTCTAAGCGCACAATTGAGGGGCTCCGGAGCCCTCCTCCTTCAGGCATTGCTACTCTGGTCTCTGGCATTGCTGGTG GAGCTGTCCCTGGGCAGGCTCCAGGGTctgtgccaggcccagggctggTGAAAGACTCACCACTGCTGCTTCAGCAGATCTCTGCCATGAGGCTGCACATCTCCCAGCTCCAGCATGAGAATAACATCCTCAAG GGAGCCCAGATGAAGGCATCCTTGGCATCCCTGCCCCCTCTGCATGTTGCAAAGCTATCCCATGAGGGCCCTGGCAGTGAGTTACCAGCTGGAGCGCTGTATCGTAAGACCAGCCAGCTGCTGGAGACGTTGAATCAGTtgagcacacatacacacgtagTAGACATCACTCGCACTAGCCCTG CTACCAAGAGTCCATCAGCCCAACTTATGGAGCAAGTGGCTCAGCTTAAGTCCCTGAGTGACACCATTGAGAAGCTCAAG GATGAGGTCCTCAAGGAGACAGTATCTCAGCGCCCTGGAGCCACAGTACCCACTGACTTTGCCACCTTCCCTTCATCAGCCTTCCTCAGG GCCAAGGAGGAGCAGCAGGATGACACAGTCTACATGGGCAAAGTGACCTTCTCCTGTGCGGCTGGTCTTGGACAGCGACACCGGCTGGTGCTGACCCAGGAACAGCTGCACCAGCTTCACAGTCGCCTCATCTCCTAA
- the DCTN1 gene encoding dynactin subunit 1 isoform X40, translating to MAQSKRHVYSRTPSGSRMSAEASARPLRVGSRVEVIGKGHRGTVAYVGATLFATGKWVGVILDEAKGKNDGTVQGRKYFTCDEGHGIFVRQSQIQVFEDGADTTSPETPDSSASKVLKRGNNHPLKRGLKPKKAPTARKTTTRRPKPTRPASTGVAGASSSLGPSGSASAGELSSSEPSTPAQTPLAAPIIPTPALTSPGAVPPLPSPSKEEEGLRAQVRDLEEKLETLRLKRAEDKAKLKELEKHKIQLEQVQEWKSKMQEQQADLQRRLKEARKEAKEALEAKERYMEEMADTADAIEMATLDKEMAEERAESLQQEVEALKERVDELTTDLEILKAEIEEKGSDGAASSYQLKQLEEQNARLKDALVRMRDLSSSEKQEHVKLQKLMEKKNQELEVVRQQRERLQEELSQAESTIDELKEQVDAALGAEEMVEMLTDRNLNLEEKVRELRETVGDLEAMNEMNDELQENARETELELREQLDMAGARVREAQKRVEAAQETVADYQQTIKKYRQLTAHLQDVNRELTNQQEASVERQQQPPPETFDFKIKFAETKAHAKAIEMELRQMEVAQANRHMSLLTAFMPDSFLRPGGDHDCVLVLLLMPRLICKAELIRKQAQEKFELSENCSERPGLRGAAGEQLSFAAGLVYSLSLLQATLHRYEHALSQCSVDVYKKVGSLYPEMSAHERSLDFLIELLHKDQLDETVNVEPLTKAIKYYQHLYSIHLAEQPEDCTMQLADHIKFTQSALDCMSVEVGRLRAFLQGGQEATDIALLLRDLETSCSDIRQFCKKIRRRMPGTDAPGIPAALAFGPQVSDTLLDCRKHLTWVVAVLQEVAAAAAQLIAPLAENEGLPVAALEELAFKASEQIYGTPSSSPYECLRQSCNILISTMNKLATAMQEGEYDAERPPSKPPPVELRAAALRAEITDAEGLGLKLEDRETVIKELKKSLKIKGEELSEANVRLSLLEKKLDSAAKDADERIEKVQTRLEETQALLRKKEKDFEETMDALQADIDQLEAEKTELKQRLNSQSKRTIEGLRSPPPSGIATLVSGIAGGEYRAVPGQAPGSVPGPGLVKDSPLLLQQISAMRLHISQLQHENNILKGAQMKASLASLPPLHVAKLSHEGPGSELPAGALYRKTSQLLETLNQLSTHTHVVDITRTSPATKSPSAQLMEQVAQLKSLSDTIEKLKDEVLKETVSQRPGATVPTDFATFPSSAFLRAKEEQQDDTVYMGKVTFSCAAGLGQRHRLVLTQEQLHQLHSRLIS from the exons ATCCAGGTATTTGAAGATGGAGCAGATACTACTTCCCCAGAGACACCcgattcttctgcttcaaaaGTCCTCAAAAGAGGTAACAACCACCCACTTAAA CGGGGACTGAAGCCTAAGAAG GCACCGACAGCCCGAAAG ACCACAACTCGGCGGCCCAAG CCCACCCGCCCAGCCAGTACTGGGGTGGCTGGGGCCAGTAGCTCCCTGGGCCCCTCTGGCTCAGCGTCAGCAGGTGAGCTGAGCAGCAGTGAGCCCAGCACCCCGGCTCAGACTCCGCTGGCAGCACCCATCATCCCCACGCCGGCCCTCACCTCTCCTGGAGCAGTCCCCCCACTTCCTTCCCCCTCCAAG gaggaggagggactaAGGGCTCAGGTGCGGGACCTGGAGGAAAAACTAGAGACCCTGAGACTGAAACGGGCAGAAGACAAAGCAAAGCTAAAAGAGCTGGAGAAACACAAAATCCAACTGGAGCAGGTGCAGGAATGGAAGAGCAAAATGCAGGAGCAGCAGGCCGACCTGCAGCGGCGCCTCAAGGAGGCGAGAAAG GAAGCCAAGGAGGCGCTGGAGGCAAAGGAACGTTATATGGAGGAGATGGCTGATACTGCTGATGCCATTGAGATGGCCACTTTGGACAAGGAGATGGCTGAAGAGCGGGCTGAGTCCCTGCAGCAGGAGGTGGAGGCACTGAAAGAGCGAGTGGACGAGCTCACCACTGACTTAGAGATCCTCAAGGCTGAGATTGAAGAGAAGG GCTCAGATGGCGCTGCATCCAGTTATCAGCTCAAGCAGCTTGAGGAGCAGAACGCCCGCCTGAAGGATGCCCTGGTGAG GATGCGGGATCTTTCTTCCTCAGAGAAGCAGGAGCATGTGAAGCTCCAGAAGCTCATGGAAAAGAAGAACCAAGAACTGGAAGTTGTGAGGCAGCAGCGGGAGCGTCTGCAGGAGGAGCTAAGCCAGGCAGAGAGCACCATTGATGAGCTCAAGGAGCAG GTGGATGCTGCTCTGGGTGCTGAGGAGATGGTGGAGATGCTGACAGATCGGAACCTGAATCTGGAAGAGAAAGTGCGCGAGTTGAGGGAGACTGTGGGAGACTTG GAAGCGATGAATGAGATGAACGACGAGCTGCAGGAGAATGCACGTGAGACAGAACTGGAGCTGCGGGAGCAGCTGGACATGGCGGGCGCGCGGGTTCGTGAGGCCCAGAAGCGTGTGGAGGCAGCCCAGGAGACGGTTGCAGACTACCAGCAGACCATTAAGAAGTACCGCCAGCTGACCGCCCATCTTCAG GATGTGAATCGGGAACTGACAAACCAGCAGGAAGCATCTGTGGAGAGGCAACAGCAGCCACCTCCAGAGACCTTTGACTTCAAAATCAAGTTTGCTGAGACTAAGGCCCATGCCAAG GCAATTGAGATGGAATTGAGGCAGATGGAGGTGGCCCAGGCCAACCGACACATGTCCCTGCTGACAGCCTTCATGCCTGACAGCTTCCTTCGGCCAGGTGGGGACCATGACTGCGTTCTGGTGCTGCTACTCATGCCTCGTCTCATTTGCAAG GCAGAGCTGATCCGGAAGCAGGCCCAGGAGAAGTTTGAACTAAGTGAGAACTGTTCAGAGCGGCCTGGGCTGCGAGGAGCTGCTGGGGAACAACTCAGCTTTGCTGCTGGACTGGTGTACTCGCTGAGCCTACTGCAGGCCACGCTACACCGCTATGAGCA TGCCCTCTCTCAGTGCAGTGTGGATGTGTATAAGAAAGTGGGCAGCCTCTACCCTGAGATGAGTGCCCATGAGCGTTCATTGGATTTCCTCATTGAACTGCTGCACAAGGATCAGCTGGATGAGACTGTCAATGTGGAGCCTCTCACCAAGGCCATCAAGTACTATCAG CATCTATACAGCATCCACCTTGCCGAACAGCCTGAGGACTGTACTATGCAGCTGGCTGACCACATTAAG TTCACGCAAAGTGCTCTGGACTGCATGAGTGTGGAGGTAGGACGGCTGCGTGCCTTCTTGCAG GGTGGGCAGGAGGCTACAGATATTGCCCTTCTGCTCCGGGATCTGGAAACTTCGTGCAGTGACATCCGCCAGTTCTGCAAGAAGATCCGAAGGCGAATGCCAGGGACAGATGCTCCTGGGATCCCAGCTGCACTGGCCTTTGGACCACAG GTATCTGACACGCTCCTAGACTGCAGGAAACACTTGACGTGGGTCGTGGCTGTGCTGCAGGAGGTGGCAGCTGCTGCTGCCCAGCTCATTGCCCCACTGGCGGAGAATGAGGGGCTACCTGTGGCTGCCCTGGAGGAACTGGCTTTCAAAGCAAGCGAGCAG ATCTATGGGACCCCTTCCAGCAGCCCCTATGAGTGTCTGCGCCAGTCATGCAACATCCTCATCAGTACCATGAACAAGCTGGCCACAGCCATGCAGGAGGGGGAGTATGATGCAGAGCGGCCCCCCAGCAAG CCTCCACCAGTTGAGTTGCGGGCTGCCGCCCTTCGTGCAGAGATCACAGATGCTGAAGGACTGGGTTTGAAGCTCGAAGATCGAGAGACAGTTATTAAGGAGTTGAAGAAGTCACTCAAGATTAAG GGAGAGGAGCTAAGTGAGGCCAACGTGCGGCTGAGCCTCCTGGAGAAGAAGTTGGACAGTGCTGCCAAGGATGCAGATGAGCGTATCGAGAAAGTCCAGACTCGGCTGGAGGAGACCCAGGCACTGCTGCGGAAGAAGGAGAA AGATTTTGAGGAGACAATGGATGCACTCCAGGCTGACATTGACCAGCTGGAGGCAGAGAAGACAGAACTAAAGCAACGGCTGAACAGCCAGTCTAAGCGCACAATTGAGGGGCTCCGGAGCCCTCCTCCTTCAGGCATTGCTACTCTGGTCTCTGGCATTGCTGGTGGTGAGTACA GAGCTGTCCCTGGGCAGGCTCCAGGGTctgtgccaggcccagggctggTGAAAGACTCACCACTGCTGCTTCAGCAGATCTCTGCCATGAGGCTGCACATCTCCCAGCTCCAGCATGAGAATAACATCCTCAAG GGAGCCCAGATGAAGGCATCCTTGGCATCCCTGCCCCCTCTGCATGTTGCAAAGCTATCCCATGAGGGCCCTGGCAGTGAGTTACCAGCTGGAGCGCTGTATCGTAAGACCAGCCAGCTGCTGGAGACGTTGAATCAGTtgagcacacatacacacgtagTAGACATCACTCGCACTAGCCCTG CTACCAAGAGTCCATCAGCCCAACTTATGGAGCAAGTGGCTCAGCTTAAGTCCCTGAGTGACACCATTGAGAAGCTCAAG GATGAGGTCCTCAAGGAGACAGTATCTCAGCGCCCTGGAGCCACAGTACCCACTGACTTTGCCACCTTCCCTTCATCAGCCTTCCTCAGG GCCAAGGAGGAGCAGCAGGATGACACAGTCTACATGGGCAAAGTGACCTTCTCCTGTGCGGCTGGTCTTGGACAGCGACACCGGCTGGTGCTGACCCAGGAACAGCTGCACCAGCTTCACAGTCGCCTCATCTCCTAA
- the DCTN1 gene encoding dynactin subunit 1 isoform X18 produces MSAEASARPLRVGSRVEVIGKGHRGTVAYVGATLFATGKWVGVILDEAKGKNDGTVQGRKYFTCDEGHGIFVRQSQIQVFEDGADTTSPETPDSSASKVLKREGTDTTAKTSKLRGLKPKKVTTTRRPKPTRPASTGVAGASSSLGPSGSASAGELSSSEPSTPAQTPLAAPIIPTPALTSPGAVPPLPSPSKEEEGLRAQVRDLEEKLETLRLKRAEDKAKLKELEKHKIQLEQVQEWKSKMQEQQADLQRRLKEARKEAKEALEAKERYMEEMADTADAIEMATLDKEMAEERAESLQQEVEALKERVDELTTDLEILKAEIEEKGSDGAASSYQLKQLEEQNARLKDALVRMRDLSSSEKQEHVKLQKLMEKKNQELEVVRQQRERLQEELSQAESTIDELKEQVDAALGAEEMVEMLTDRNLNLEEKVRELRETVGDLEAMNEMNDELQENARETELELREQLDMAGARVREAQKRVEAAQETVADYQQTIKKYRQLTAHLQDVNRELTNQQEASVERQQQPPPETFDFKIKFAETKAHAKAIEMELRQMEVAQANRHMSLLTAFMPDSFLRPGGDHDCVLVLLLMPRLICKAELIRKQAQEKFELSENCSERPGLRGAAGEQLSFAAGLVYSLSLLQATLHRYEHALSQCSVDVYKKVGSLYPEMSAHERSLDFLIELLHKDQLDETVNVEPLTKAIKYYQHLYSIHLAEQPEDCTMQLADHIKFTQSALDCMSVEVGRLRAFLQGGQEATDIALLLRDLETSCSDIRQFCKKIRRRMPGTDAPGIPAALAFGPQVSDTLLDCRKHLTWVVAVLQEVAAAAAQLIAPLAENEGLPVAALEELAFKASEQIYGTPSSSPYECLRQSCNILISTMNKLATAMQEGEYDAERPPSKPPPVELRAAALRAEITDAEGLGLKLEDRETVIKELKKSLKIKGEELSEANVRLSLLEKKLDSAAKDADERIEKVQTRLEETQALLRKKEKDFEETMDALQADIDQLEAEKTELKQRLNSQSKRTIEGLRSPPPSGIATLVSGIAGGAVPGQAPGSVPGPGLVKDSPLLLQQISAMRLHISQLQHENNILKGAQMKASLASLPPLHVAKLSHEGPGSELPAGALYRKTSQLLETLNQLSTHTHVVDITRTSPATKSPSAQLMEQVAQLKSLSDTIEKLKDEVLKETVSQRPGATVPTDFATFPSSAFLRAKEEQQDDTVYMGKVTFSCAAGLGQRHRLVLTQEQLHQLHSRLIS; encoded by the exons ATCCAGGTATTTGAAGATGGAGCAGATACTACTTCCCCAGAGACACCcgattcttctgcttcaaaaGTCCTCAAAAGAG AGGGAACTGATACAACTGCAAAGACTAGCAAACTG CGGGGACTGAAGCCTAAGAAGGTG ACCACAACTCGGCGGCCCAAG CCCACCCGCCCAGCCAGTACTGGGGTGGCTGGGGCCAGTAGCTCCCTGGGCCCCTCTGGCTCAGCGTCAGCAGGTGAGCTGAGCAGCAGTGAGCCCAGCACCCCGGCTCAGACTCCGCTGGCAGCACCCATCATCCCCACGCCGGCCCTCACCTCTCCTGGAGCAGTCCCCCCACTTCCTTCCCCCTCCAAG gaggaggagggactaAGGGCTCAGGTGCGGGACCTGGAGGAAAAACTAGAGACCCTGAGACTGAAACGGGCAGAAGACAAAGCAAAGCTAAAAGAGCTGGAGAAACACAAAATCCAACTGGAGCAGGTGCAGGAATGGAAGAGCAAAATGCAGGAGCAGCAGGCCGACCTGCAGCGGCGCCTCAAGGAGGCGAGAAAG GAAGCCAAGGAGGCGCTGGAGGCAAAGGAACGTTATATGGAGGAGATGGCTGATACTGCTGATGCCATTGAGATGGCCACTTTGGACAAGGAGATGGCTGAAGAGCGGGCTGAGTCCCTGCAGCAGGAGGTGGAGGCACTGAAAGAGCGAGTGGACGAGCTCACCACTGACTTAGAGATCCTCAAGGCTGAGATTGAAGAGAAGG GCTCAGATGGCGCTGCATCCAGTTATCAGCTCAAGCAGCTTGAGGAGCAGAACGCCCGCCTGAAGGATGCCCTGGTGAG GATGCGGGATCTTTCTTCCTCAGAGAAGCAGGAGCATGTGAAGCTCCAGAAGCTCATGGAAAAGAAGAACCAAGAACTGGAAGTTGTGAGGCAGCAGCGGGAGCGTCTGCAGGAGGAGCTAAGCCAGGCAGAGAGCACCATTGATGAGCTCAAGGAGCAG GTGGATGCTGCTCTGGGTGCTGAGGAGATGGTGGAGATGCTGACAGATCGGAACCTGAATCTGGAAGAGAAAGTGCGCGAGTTGAGGGAGACTGTGGGAGACTTG GAAGCGATGAATGAGATGAACGACGAGCTGCAGGAGAATGCACGTGAGACAGAACTGGAGCTGCGGGAGCAGCTGGACATGGCGGGCGCGCGGGTTCGTGAGGCCCAGAAGCGTGTGGAGGCAGCCCAGGAGACGGTTGCAGACTACCAGCAGACCATTAAGAAGTACCGCCAGCTGACCGCCCATCTTCAG GATGTGAATCGGGAACTGACAAACCAGCAGGAAGCATCTGTGGAGAGGCAACAGCAGCCACCTCCAGAGACCTTTGACTTCAAAATCAAGTTTGCTGAGACTAAGGCCCATGCCAAG GCAATTGAGATGGAATTGAGGCAGATGGAGGTGGCCCAGGCCAACCGACACATGTCCCTGCTGACAGCCTTCATGCCTGACAGCTTCCTTCGGCCAGGTGGGGACCATGACTGCGTTCTGGTGCTGCTACTCATGCCTCGTCTCATTTGCAAG GCAGAGCTGATCCGGAAGCAGGCCCAGGAGAAGTTTGAACTAAGTGAGAACTGTTCAGAGCGGCCTGGGCTGCGAGGAGCTGCTGGGGAACAACTCAGCTTTGCTGCTGGACTGGTGTACTCGCTGAGCCTACTGCAGGCCACGCTACACCGCTATGAGCA TGCCCTCTCTCAGTGCAGTGTGGATGTGTATAAGAAAGTGGGCAGCCTCTACCCTGAGATGAGTGCCCATGAGCGTTCATTGGATTTCCTCATTGAACTGCTGCACAAGGATCAGCTGGATGAGACTGTCAATGTGGAGCCTCTCACCAAGGCCATCAAGTACTATCAG CATCTATACAGCATCCACCTTGCCGAACAGCCTGAGGACTGTACTATGCAGCTGGCTGACCACATTAAG TTCACGCAAAGTGCTCTGGACTGCATGAGTGTGGAGGTAGGACGGCTGCGTGCCTTCTTGCAG GGTGGGCAGGAGGCTACAGATATTGCCCTTCTGCTCCGGGATCTGGAAACTTCGTGCAGTGACATCCGCCAGTTCTGCAAGAAGATCCGAAGGCGAATGCCAGGGACAGATGCTCCTGGGATCCCAGCTGCACTGGCCTTTGGACCACAG GTATCTGACACGCTCCTAGACTGCAGGAAACACTTGACGTGGGTCGTGGCTGTGCTGCAGGAGGTGGCAGCTGCTGCTGCCCAGCTCATTGCCCCACTGGCGGAGAATGAGGGGCTACCTGTGGCTGCCCTGGAGGAACTGGCTTTCAAAGCAAGCGAGCAG ATCTATGGGACCCCTTCCAGCAGCCCCTATGAGTGTCTGCGCCAGTCATGCAACATCCTCATCAGTACCATGAACAAGCTGGCCACAGCCATGCAGGAGGGGGAGTATGATGCAGAGCGGCCCCCCAGCAAG CCTCCACCAGTTGAGTTGCGGGCTGCCGCCCTTCGTGCAGAGATCACAGATGCTGAAGGACTGGGTTTGAAGCTCGAAGATCGAGAGACAGTTATTAAGGAGTTGAAGAAGTCACTCAAGATTAAG GGAGAGGAGCTAAGTGAGGCCAACGTGCGGCTGAGCCTCCTGGAGAAGAAGTTGGACAGTGCTGCCAAGGATGCAGATGAGCGTATCGAGAAAGTCCAGACTCGGCTGGAGGAGACCCAGGCACTGCTGCGGAAGAAGGAGAA AGATTTTGAGGAGACAATGGATGCACTCCAGGCTGACATTGACCAGCTGGAGGCAGAGAAGACAGAACTAAAGCAACGGCTGAACAGCCAGTCTAAGCGCACAATTGAGGGGCTCCGGAGCCCTCCTCCTTCAGGCATTGCTACTCTGGTCTCTGGCATTGCTGGTG GAGCTGTCCCTGGGCAGGCTCCAGGGTctgtgccaggcccagggctggTGAAAGACTCACCACTGCTGCTTCAGCAGATCTCTGCCATGAGGCTGCACATCTCCCAGCTCCAGCATGAGAATAACATCCTCAAG GGAGCCCAGATGAAGGCATCCTTGGCATCCCTGCCCCCTCTGCATGTTGCAAAGCTATCCCATGAGGGCCCTGGCAGTGAGTTACCAGCTGGAGCGCTGTATCGTAAGACCAGCCAGCTGCTGGAGACGTTGAATCAGTtgagcacacatacacacgtagTAGACATCACTCGCACTAGCCCTG CTACCAAGAGTCCATCAGCCCAACTTATGGAGCAAGTGGCTCAGCTTAAGTCCCTGAGTGACACCATTGAGAAGCTCAAG GATGAGGTCCTCAAGGAGACAGTATCTCAGCGCCCTGGAGCCACAGTACCCACTGACTTTGCCACCTTCCCTTCATCAGCCTTCCTCAGG GCCAAGGAGGAGCAGCAGGATGACACAGTCTACATGGGCAAAGTGACCTTCTCCTGTGCGGCTGGTCTTGGACAGCGACACCGGCTGGTGCTGACCCAGGAACAGCTGCACCAGCTTCACAGTCGCCTCATCTCCTAA